A DNA window from Pyrus communis chromosome 3, drPyrComm1.1, whole genome shotgun sequence contains the following coding sequences:
- the LOC137729184 gene encoding WPP domain-associated protein, translated as MESLEVMSNGVESCNGDSVQLSNDVKENDNRDLDLLQDLDSYWEEISDRLTISRMVSDSVIKGIVNAVTNDAAEKIAQKELEVTKLKEMLHVYHVGGDDNEFSPMQRESKGTEDRPIKKGAKGGMHPSFLEAVVQHDGIEKTLGILRGTTEEHFRKLKNEIDGIRGCSSIKRIGSGSQLLGFGDILQDNVSDRWIAVDRLLDSLKGTIEAVFQRVEGMVSSAKASVCEWQQEQDFKAEIEALVMRNCIWSVEEKNLDRFHGDKNLHWLGRMEEISSLREELDSISKSLSISDIGHLSSHGSLEGDEESNNYKKGDRLHRKVSSSLLSSSTVTSTSTPTSTSSSSSSLWEENGKHDESEIMQEHLNATRLRHMSIDELTNYYNNEMIKLKRSHESEVLNLTEQLFSLRREFFRERGSSLPSKKSKEFELLRRRISEVITKLDEVLVEKAGVATFGIYEESLSSLKDRLELLISENKHLRYLLADKKREVKCLSLQVSEAARKMSEHSMAEAKLLKTTANLKSAAKDADIEALIVEDTYACILRGMMDQINCIAEESHMENIYMQEIYKSILKEAAHSAQPASQCEIEDLSMEYTIKQEICVLVFKEVMKDAEKNLNNLNLKYIEENELRVLIEIEKLEKEKQCEVEVANTVRLKQEILSLSEEKEQLAQDATAALENEKERYELAAQELHNLRDETCRQQKLISDSIEESNATKQNLTDALEQIERHKADMCMLDQKLELAMKELSEVNEERRMLLDANQEKQNALSLLEAKEREHKQQLESMAVYIRELLKGVAEFECRVTQDISRKCSRLKSLSSQFRFLKQKANVIVRRGLLYRQRLEKKCSDLEKAEAEVDLLGDEVGTLLSLVEKIYIALDHYSPVLKHYPGITEILKLIRRELTGEIKAA; from the exons ATGGAGAGTTTAGAAGTCATGAGTAACGGTGTTGAATCATGCAATGGAGATTCTGTTCAGCTTAGCAATGATGTGAAAGAAAATGATAATCGGGATCTTGACCTTCTCCAGGATTTGGATTCTTATTGGGAAGAAATCAGTGACCGGTTGACCATATCGAGGATGGTGAGTGACTCAGTCATCAAGGGGATTGTTAATGCAGTAACCAACGACGCAGCAGAGAAAATTGCTCAAAAAGAACTAGAGGTGACTAAGCTGAAGGAAATGTTACATGTTTACCATGTGGGTGGTGATGACAACGAATTCTCACCCATGCAGCGAGAGTCAAAAGGAACTGAAGACAGACCTATTAAAAAAGGTGCCAAAGGTGGCATGCATCCTAGCTTTCTTGAAGCTGTTGTACAGCATGATGGCATAGAAAAAACTTTGGGCATCTTAAGAGGAACAACTGAAGAGCACTTCAGGAAGCTCAAGAATGAAATTGATGGGATTAGAGGGTGTAGTTCAATCAAGAGGATTGGTTCTGGTTCTCAGTTGTTGGGTTTCGGTGACATACTGCAAGATAATGTATCTGACAGATGGATTGCTGTGGATAGATTGCTCGATAGCCTAAAAGGTACAATAGAAGCTGTCTTTCAACGGGTGGAAGGAATGGTTAGCTCAGCAAAGGCATCAGTCTGTGAATGGCAGCAGGAGCAGGATTTTAAAGCAGAAATAGAAGCACTGGTGATGAGGAATTGTATCTGGagtgttgaagaaaaaaatttggaccGGTTTCATGGCGATAAGAATTTGCACTGGCTTGGAAGGATGGAAGAGATATCAAGTTTACGTGAGGAATTAGATTCCATTTCAAAATCACTATCTATTTCTGACATTGGGCACCTATCTTCTCACGGGTCCTTGGAAGGTGATGAAGAGAGTAATAATTATAAGAAGGGTGACCGTTTGCATCGCAAAGTTTCATCGTCATTGCTATCATCATCAACAGTAACTTCAACTTCAACACCAAcatcaacatcatcatcatcatcatctctttgggaagaaaatggaaaacatgATGAGTCAGAAATAATGCAAGAACATTTGAATGCCACCCGGCTTAGGCATATGTCAATAGATGAGTTGacaaactattacaataatgaGATGATTAAATTGAAGAGAAGTCATGAATCTGAAGTGCTAAATTTGACTGAGCAACTATTCAGCCTCAGAAGAGAATTTTTCAGGGAAAGGGGATCCTCTTTGCCATCAAAGAAGAGTAAGGAGTTTGAGTTGTTGAGGAGGCGAATCTCTGAGGTTATTACTAAATTAGATGAAGTGCTTGTCGAAAAGGCGGGCGTGGCTACATTTGGTATTTATGAAGAAAGTCTTAGCAGTTTGAAAGACAGACTGGAGTTACTCATTTCAGAAAATAAGCACCTCAGATATTTGCTTGCAGATAAGAAAAGGGAAGTTAAGTGTCTTTCACTTCAAGTTTCTGAGGCTGCTAGGAAAATGTCAGAACATTCCATGGCTGAGGCAAAGTTGTTAAAAACAACTGCTAATCTTAAATCAGCTGCTAAAGATGCGGATATTGAAGCTTTAATTGTTGAAGATACATATGCTTGTATTCTCAGGGGAATGATGGATCAAATTAATTGTATCGCTGAAGAGTCACATATGGAAAATATTTATATGCAAGAAATCTACAAAAGTATACTTAAAGAAGCTGCCCATAGTGCTCAACCTGCTAGCCAATGTGAAATTGAAGATTTGAGTATGGAGTACACTATCAAGCAAGAAATATGTGTACTTGTATTCAAAGAAGTCATGAAAGATGCTGAGAAAAATCTCAACAACCTGAACTTGAAATATATAGAAGAAAATGAACTCCGGGTTTTGATTGAGATAGAAAAACtagaaaaagagaaacaatGTGAAGTGGAGGTTGCAAACACAGTGAGATTAAAGCAAGAAATATTATCTCTGTCCGAAGAAAAGGAGCAGTTGGCGCAGGATGCAACAGCTGCATTGGAAAACGAAAAGGAGCGATATGAATTAGCTGCTCAGGAGCTACATAATTTAAGGGACGAGACATGTCGGCAACAGAAATTGATTTCTGACAGCATTGAAGAGTCAAATGCTACAAAGCAGAACTTAACTGATGCATTGGAGCAAATTGAAAGACATAAGGCTGACATGTGCATGTTAGATCAGAAGCTTGAACTAGCAATGAAAGAGTTAAGCGAAGTTAATGAGGAGAGGAGAATGCTTCTTGATGCGAACCAAGAGAAGCAGAATGCTTTATCTTTGTTGGAAGCAAAAGAAAGGGAACACAAGCAGCAATTGGAATCAATGGCCGTGTATATCCGTGAATTATTGAAAGGGGTTGCTGAATTTGAATGTAGAGTAACACAAGATATTTCAAGGAAATGTTCAAG GTTGAAGAGTTTGAGTTCTCAATTCCGTTTTCTTAAACAAAAAGCTAATGTCATTGTAAGAAGAGGTTTGCTGTACCGGCAGAGACTTGAAAAGAAATGTTCTGACCTTGAAAAGGCAGAAGCTGAG GTTGATCTTTTGGGGGATGAGGTGGGGACTCTGTTGAGCCTTGTTGAGAAAATATACATTGCTCTTGATCATTATTCACCAGTATTGAAGCATTATCCTGGA ATAACTGAAATCTTGAAGCTGATAAGAAGAGAATTAACTGGAGAAATTAAAGCAGCTTGA
- the LOC137729185 gene encoding 2-succinylbenzoate--CoA ligase, chloroplastic/peroxisomal isoform X1, with the protein MGNYSQAHICQCMSLLSTLRRNSVVMVTGNRQKTGKEFVEGAMELARGLLPLGICSGDVVSIAAFNSELYLEWLLAIAYVGAIAAPLNYRWSYEEALLAMEVVRPAMLVTDDSCIPWYSKLQLRDIPSLRWHVSVDSPSSDVLRASNNPLTTELIKKHSVGAALPLNYSWAPDGAVIICFTSGTSGRPKGVTLSHSAFIIQSLAKIAVAGYGEDDVYLHTAPLCHIGGLSSALAMLMIGARHVLMPKFVAKSALEAIERHSVTSLITVPAMMADLVSKFRGKETWKGRDSVKKILNGGGGLSIELTKAAIKLFPQAKLLSAYGMTETCSSLTFMTLYDPSVDNSGGPPRLNDERKLHSAHEERGVCVGKPAPHVELKISVDGSSHVGRILTRGQHVMLRYWHGSPPNESVSGNEVWFDTGDVGSVDDSGNVWLIGRANGRIKSGGENIYPEEVERTLLQHPGVTGVVVVGIPDSRLTEMVVACVQIREDWQWMNTTIKHSVSKQMPHISSEILCQYCKQKNLTGFKIPKIFILWKKPFPATTTGKIRRDQVRGEAVFHLQHLNSNL; encoded by the exons ATGGGTAATTACTCACAGGCCCACATTTGCCAGTGCATGAGCCTCCTATCTACTCTCCGGCGCAATTCAGTGGTCATGGTCACCGGCAACCGCCAAAAGACGGGCAAGGAGTTCGTGGAGGGTGCCATGGAACTGGCCCGAGGCCTGCTTCCGCTCGGCATATGTTCTGGTGACGTCGTTTCGATTGCTGCCTTCAACAG TGAGTTGTATTTGGAGTGGTTACTAGCCATTGCATATGTTGGTGCCATAGCTGCTCCTCTTAATTACCGATGG AGCTATGAAGAAGCACTTTTGGCAATGGAAGTAGTGAGGCCAGCAATGTTAGTGACTGATGATAGCTGCATCCCTTGGTACTCAAAGCTTCAACTTCGCGATATACCTTCTCTGAGGTGGCATGTTTCGGTGGATTCACCTTCCTCAGATGTCTTAAGGGCTTCGAATAATC CGTTAACTACCGAGTTGATTAAAAAGCATTCCGTAGGAGCTGCGCTGCCATTGAACTACTCCTGGGCACCTGACGGTGCTGTGATCATATGCTTCACTTCTG GAACCTCTGGAAGGCCAAAGGGAGTTACCCTAAGCCACTCGGCTTTTATCATACAGTCCCTAGCAAAAATCGCTGTTGCTGGCTACGGTGAGGATGAT GTTTACTTGCATACTGCTCCATTGTGCCACATTGGTGGGTTGTCATCAGCCCTGGCAATGCTAATGATCGGAGCACGCCATGTCCTGATGCCCAAGTTTGTGGCTAAATCCGCCCTCGAAGCCATTGAGCGACATAGCGTGACTTCTCTGATCACCGTTCCTGCAATGATGGCTGATTTGGTTTCTAAATTCAG GGGGAAGGAAACATGGAAAGGGAGGGATAGTGTGAAGAAGATATTGAATGGAGGTGGAGGCTTGTCAATTGAGCTGACCAAAGCTGCCATTAAATTGTTCCCACAAGCTAAGCTTCTCTCAGCTTATG GAATGACGGAGACATGCTCGTCATTAACCTTCATGACTCTATATGATCCAAGCGTTGACAACTCCGGCGGCCCTCCCCGGTTGAATGATGAACGAAAACTGCATTCAGCTCATGAAGAAAGGGGTGTTTGTGTTGGGAAGCCGGCTCCTCATGTGGAACTAAAGATCTCGGTCGATGGCTCCTCTCATGTGGGAAGGATCTTAACTAGAGGTCAACATGTGATGCTCAGATATTGGCACGGAAGTCCACCAAATGAGTCAGTTTCCGGCAATGAAGTATGGTTTGACACCGGCGACGTTGGATCCGTTGATGACTCTGGCAATGTGTGGCTAATCGGACGAGCAAACGGTCGGATCAAGAGCGGAGGGGAGAACATTTACCCTGAAGAG GTGGAGAGAACCTTATTACAACATCCAGGGGTAACCGGCGTTGTTGTCGTCGGAATTCCGGATTCTCGTCTCACCGAGATGGTTGTTGCGTGTGTTCAAATAAGAGAAGATTGGCAGTGGATGAAtacaaccatcaaacactcagTCTCAAAACAAATGCCACACATCTCCAGTGAGATTCTTTGTCAATATTGTAAACAAAAGAATTTGACGGG GTTTAAGATACCAAAAATATTCATTTTATGGAAGAAGCCGTTTCCGGCGACTACGACCGGAAAGATCAGAAGAGACCAAGTCCGGGGAGAAGCTGTATTTCATCTGCAACATTTGAATAGCAATCTATGA
- the LOC137729185 gene encoding 2-succinylbenzoate--CoA ligase, chloroplastic/peroxisomal isoform X2, whose translation MEVVRPAMLVTDDSCIPWYSKLQLRDIPSLRWHVSVDSPSSDVLRASNNPLTTELIKKHSVGAALPLNYSWAPDGAVIICFTSGTSGRPKGVTLSHSAFIIQSLAKIAVAGYGEDDVYLHTAPLCHIGGLSSALAMLMIGARHVLMPKFVAKSALEAIERHSVTSLITVPAMMADLVSKFRGKETWKGRDSVKKILNGGGGLSIELTKAAIKLFPQAKLLSAYGMTETCSSLTFMTLYDPSVDNSGGPPRLNDERKLHSAHEERGVCVGKPAPHVELKISVDGSSHVGRILTRGQHVMLRYWHGSPPNESVSGNEVWFDTGDVGSVDDSGNVWLIGRANGRIKSGGENIYPEEVERTLLQHPGVTGVVVVGIPDSRLTEMVVACVQIREDWQWMNTTIKHSVSKQMPHISSEILCQYCKQKNLTGFKIPKIFILWKKPFPATTTGKIRRDQVRGEAVFHLQHLNSNL comes from the exons ATGGAAGTAGTGAGGCCAGCAATGTTAGTGACTGATGATAGCTGCATCCCTTGGTACTCAAAGCTTCAACTTCGCGATATACCTTCTCTGAGGTGGCATGTTTCGGTGGATTCACCTTCCTCAGATGTCTTAAGGGCTTCGAATAATC CGTTAACTACCGAGTTGATTAAAAAGCATTCCGTAGGAGCTGCGCTGCCATTGAACTACTCCTGGGCACCTGACGGTGCTGTGATCATATGCTTCACTTCTG GAACCTCTGGAAGGCCAAAGGGAGTTACCCTAAGCCACTCGGCTTTTATCATACAGTCCCTAGCAAAAATCGCTGTTGCTGGCTACGGTGAGGATGAT GTTTACTTGCATACTGCTCCATTGTGCCACATTGGTGGGTTGTCATCAGCCCTGGCAATGCTAATGATCGGAGCACGCCATGTCCTGATGCCCAAGTTTGTGGCTAAATCCGCCCTCGAAGCCATTGAGCGACATAGCGTGACTTCTCTGATCACCGTTCCTGCAATGATGGCTGATTTGGTTTCTAAATTCAG GGGGAAGGAAACATGGAAAGGGAGGGATAGTGTGAAGAAGATATTGAATGGAGGTGGAGGCTTGTCAATTGAGCTGACCAAAGCTGCCATTAAATTGTTCCCACAAGCTAAGCTTCTCTCAGCTTATG GAATGACGGAGACATGCTCGTCATTAACCTTCATGACTCTATATGATCCAAGCGTTGACAACTCCGGCGGCCCTCCCCGGTTGAATGATGAACGAAAACTGCATTCAGCTCATGAAGAAAGGGGTGTTTGTGTTGGGAAGCCGGCTCCTCATGTGGAACTAAAGATCTCGGTCGATGGCTCCTCTCATGTGGGAAGGATCTTAACTAGAGGTCAACATGTGATGCTCAGATATTGGCACGGAAGTCCACCAAATGAGTCAGTTTCCGGCAATGAAGTATGGTTTGACACCGGCGACGTTGGATCCGTTGATGACTCTGGCAATGTGTGGCTAATCGGACGAGCAAACGGTCGGATCAAGAGCGGAGGGGAGAACATTTACCCTGAAGAG GTGGAGAGAACCTTATTACAACATCCAGGGGTAACCGGCGTTGTTGTCGTCGGAATTCCGGATTCTCGTCTCACCGAGATGGTTGTTGCGTGTGTTCAAATAAGAGAAGATTGGCAGTGGATGAAtacaaccatcaaacactcagTCTCAAAACAAATGCCACACATCTCCAGTGAGATTCTTTGTCAATATTGTAAACAAAAGAATTTGACGGG GTTTAAGATACCAAAAATATTCATTTTATGGAAGAAGCCGTTTCCGGCGACTACGACCGGAAAGATCAGAAGAGACCAAGTCCGGGGAGAAGCTGTATTTCATCTGCAACATTTGAATAGCAATCTATGA